Within the Sulfurospirillum barnesii SES-3 genome, the region AAAAATGTACCTCCAATTAAGAGTGCGTAAAATAAAACCCTTAGCGTTACATGTAAGGGTTTTAACAGAAGATAAATAGCTTGGTTGCTGTCGATTGTCGTGAGCCACTTGATGGCGATTTTTTGCGTGATGGTTAAATTTTTCATTTTTTAAATCCTAAAAAGTTTAAAACGGCATAGCCAAAGCCCTCTGTTTTCCGTGTTGGTGGGTTGAAAAGAGCCTCACGTTGTGCTCTTAAGTCTTTATATTCGCTGTTGTTGAACGTGTGAATAAGCTTTGATCTTATTTTTCCTGTGGCTTTAAAAACTTCATAATTATCTCTGTCTTCATCGTCAGAATCTCTTTCTATCTGCGTAAGCCGCTTGTTGATATGATAGAGTTCAGCTTTCTGATCCATAGTTAAGGCTGCGTATTTGAGGGGTTTTTGATGCTCATGGTAATCAACTTGTACTGCAATAAAGCCTACAGAAAGTATAAGTAAGGTAGCGACTGCGATTGATTGTTTTGAGGGTTTTTGGAATTTCATTGTAAATCTCCTATTGTTGGGGGGGGCACTCATAAATCAGTATCTGTGTTCAGAAATTTTTTAGTGAGTTTTTGTGTGATATTTTGTTTGTCTCTTTTTATTTGATAGGACTCATACCGTGCGGCAAGATAATCTTCAAAAGCCTTGAGATTAACATACGGGATAAAAGGTTTGTTTTTGTATGTTTTTTCTATCTCTAAATCTTCTTTTTCTTTTGATAACTTTTTCTTTTTGATCGTCCTTACCTTGGCTATTCTTTCCGCTTCATCTGGTGGAATTGGAATATAACCACGATATAGGTCGTCTCCAATACTTGCGATATACTCAAATTTCTCACCTAATTCTAAAAAATCATCTTCTTTTACGACATTGATTTCTTTTTGGTCGGTAGCAAATGATGTAGTCTTGGCTTTGATCCCTTGGGTTGAGACGCTATCTTTGCCACATATATAAGTGACTTTGCCGATTGACTCTTGGAGTAGCGTTTTTGTATCTCGACCATCCGTTCTAAAAAAGAGCTTTTGAGTGACTGTTTTATCGAGGATTTTATTATATTTTTCTTCCTCTTCTTTACCTTGCAAACCACCTAGAAAGGCGCCACCTTTGCTACGTAAAAGCTCTGTCTGATCTTTTAATGTGTCAACATCATCGCCTAAAACTCTCAAATAAGAAGAAAGTTCATCTAGTAGATAGAGATAGAGCTTATTATCTGTATCTGGTCTTGACAAATGTACCATTGTGTACATGCTGATAAAAGCAGCTGATAGCCCTTGCATGTTTGCTTGTAGCTTACGAGGATATGAAACAAAGAGTTTAGCGGCATGATTTTTATCCAAAAACTCATCAATAGTAAAAGTCTCTGCATCGTCCTGTATTCGATAGTTCATCAGTAAAAATGGAGTCATAATCTGCTTAAGTGTTGCTATTACATCCTTTTCACTCTTTTGACCATCATTTAAAGCATTTTCAACCAAAGTCTCTAATTTAACCACAAAGAAATTCCACTTATCTTTTGCACAAGTAAAATTTTGAGCGTTGGCGAGAAGTGCTAGATTTTGAATATGCTCACTTGCACCTGTTGTAAAAAAACCTGAATCGCTATTTTTCCCTGCTGTTGCTGAGAGCATAAGTTGAAAAAAGTGTGCTTGAATGGCGGTATCTTCGTCCAAAATATTATGAACAGTAGCCCTATCATCATAGAAATTGTAAATAATATCCCTGATAGGATTGTATGTTTTAGCTATAAATTCAAGCTTCGTGCCGTCATGCACCAGTGCATTATCGTATGCAGTGATATTATCAAGGAAATTTAAAAAACAGATTGACTTACCTGACTTCATACCTCCAAAAATCATAGTTGAAGTTATGAGGTTTTCACGGGTTAAATAAATAGATGTTTTTTCTTTCTTCCGTCGCCACCACCACGGTGGCTTACAGTTTTTTAGAACACTCGGTGAAAAACGAAAATTACCAATAAAGAAGTCTTTTTTGCTCTTCTGACGGTATTTAGCTAAATCCCTTGTGCTTGTCCATTTTTTACCATCTATCACATCAAGAGGGTTTAAAGATGAAGTATCCACAAACTTATTGCATTTAAAGCCCATTTTTTCCTTTGTAAAAATGTTGCCATAGAGCAAAATAAATAAAACCAACAAGAACCCAAAATACCAACTGAACATAAAATCTATGATTGTATCTATCATCTTATCTCTCCCTTGGGCGTTCTTGCACTTCTTCGTAAATTTCTTGTGCTAGATTTTTAGCGACTTCTTCTAGTGTATATTCTCGATCGGTTATATCTTTGCTAAAATCCACTATTATCTCACATGAAGCTCTTGCAAGGTCTGGGCGTTCAGTTGCGATATATTCAAGAGAATTAAAAATTTCAATAACATCTCCTTTTTGCATGTGGGTTAAAAAATCATAAAACTCTTTAAAATTTTCAAGTGAAGAGATGATTGAATCAATTCCTTTATATGTTTCTTTGACTTTAAGCATAAAGCTTTTTTCTTCCCGCTCTTCGAGCTGAACCCCATCTTTGTGTAGGTCATTGATGTCTTTACCTTGTTCATTTTTTTGATATTTGATGTATGTAAAGTCTGTTTGTTGAGCTTCGCTTGAAACTTTTTTGACGAAATCAATACCTGGTTTATCATTTTGATTATAAAAGGCTACCTGTGTATATTTGTCTTTTATGGCTTCAGCTACCTTGTGAGCGTTGGACGTGCTGTTGGCGATAATGACATCAGTGTGGGTAAAATCACGTTGATTATATGCCGCTGCATAACACATTTTGCTCTCAAAAACACAAACTGATTGAGTTGGGGTCTGACTTTTAAAAAGGGAGATATTTTTCTCGCCTAGATTCATCGATTTTAAACTGCCCAAAGGCTTAAGAAAGTGAATATCACCTCCGCCACCGATTGACTCAATCCCAACACCAAAGGCTTTTTTGATGGTGCCGTCCTTTGCCATATATTCCCCCGTGATCATTTTAAGTTGTGGCGGTATTTTGTGAATGCCTCTTGATGCTAGATATTCAACCGCTGGAGCATAGTCTTTAAGTTCTTTTACACTTGTCACTTTGGAATTAATGTGTATTTCCGCTCTTTTAAGATTTTCTTGCATCTTAAAGCTTAAATCTGAGGCTGTGCGTATCGCTGTTCTTGTTCCATTTAGCTCATCCAATCTCTCTTTTACGTGGTTTGTTATCCCCAAATGAACTATTGCGTAATCTAAAGCCTCCTTGTAGGAAACTTTGG harbors:
- a CDS encoding type IV secretion system DNA-binding domain-containing protein, giving the protein MIDTIIDFMFSWYFGFLLVLFILLYGNIFTKEKMGFKCNKFVDTSSLNPLDVIDGKKWTSTRDLAKYRQKSKKDFFIGNFRFSPSVLKNCKPPWWWRRKKEKTSIYLTRENLITSTMIFGGMKSGKSICFLNFLDNITAYDNALVHDGTKLEFIAKTYNPIRDIIYNFYDDRATVHNILDEDTAIQAHFFQLMLSATAGKNSDSGFFTTGASEHIQNLALLANAQNFTCAKDKWNFFVVKLETLVENALNDGQKSEKDVIATLKQIMTPFLLMNYRIQDDAETFTIDEFLDKNHAAKLFVSYPRKLQANMQGLSAAFISMYTMVHLSRPDTDNKLYLYLLDELSSYLRVLGDDVDTLKDQTELLRSKGGAFLGGLQGKEEEEKYNKILDKTVTQKLFFRTDGRDTKTLLQESIGKVTYICGKDSVSTQGIKAKTTSFATDQKEINVVKEDDFLELGEKFEYIASIGDDLYRGYIPIPPDEAERIAKVRTIKKKKLSKEKEDLEIEKTYKNKPFIPYVNLKAFEDYLAARYESYQIKRDKQNITQKLTKKFLNTDTDL